In Erigeron canadensis isolate Cc75 chromosome 6, C_canadensis_v1, whole genome shotgun sequence, the following are encoded in one genomic region:
- the LOC122604614 gene encoding uncharacterized protein LOC122604614 has product MASQDSLILGNESRPPVLYRDCYPLWKNRFLNWIKKQPLGTNILASINDGPVEHTNPVTKEPLPPESWNTTQRNRTQGDNLALHHLYMALPYDIYGNVDSYDTAKDIWDELERQLQGSDLSSTIRLSNVLHLYETFKQEKGESLLDAYTRFCTVINALRKEKIKKTEMELKIKFLNYLDPVWHEYGALLNQHSNLKDLTIHTLYEKLKLNVRDVKAKQASSCEQHISDPLALVANRMTHPLFNSNAANIIPNLDSCNINASELDDKEQQMYNDLACFTRSFKTKYFNKKPTNNQFRTSSVSSYARNNQSPKFHTPSENAGPEKKFDAPKSFEKKILEKKPEDKRCYNCGQTGHFAIHCPKPKKKNSTYYQNKLLLVKQQESGVALLVEDDQWLHLSDEETEELAANVCFMTKIKRSKELEEEGNSSESDDDEVCHIPKCDLAHLVNNCEQTDFTNVSLKEEVAKLTYALQEKENSLTKVKQDFNTLQKDFKELTTSNASVSFQSRTWAQSI; this is encoded by the coding sequence ATGGCTTCTCAAGATTCTTTAATTCTTGGTAACGAATCAAGACCTCCTGTTCTTTATCGTGACTGTTACCCACTCTGGAAAAATAGATTCTTGAACTGGATTAAGAAACAACCTCTAGGAACTAATATTCTTGCTTCAATCAACGATGGTCCAGTTGAACACACCAATCCAGTCACCAAAGAACCTCTTCCCCCTGAGAGTTGGAATACTACCCAAAGAAACAGAACTCAAGGTGATAATCTTGCTCTACATCATCTCTACATGGCACTCCCATATGATATCTACGGTAATGTAGACTCATATGACACTGCAAAGGACATCTGGGATGAATTAGAAAGACAACTTCAAGGATCTGATCTCTCATCCACCATTCGTCTCTCCAATGTTCTTCATCTCTATGAAACTTTCAAACAAGAAAAGGGTGAATCTCTTCTAGATGCCTACACCCGTTTCTGCACTGTCATTAATGCTTTAAGAAAAGAGAAGATTAAGAAGACTGAAATGGAATTGAAAATCAAATTCTTGAACTACCTTGATCCAGTTTGGCATGAGTATGGTGCTCTACTGAACCAACATTCTAATTTGAAGGATCTTACCATTCATACTCTGTATGAGAAGTTGAAGCTCAATGTTCGTGATGTCAAGGCAAAACAAGCCTCCTCTTGTGAACAACACATTTCAGATCCTCTTGCTTTGGTTGCTAACAGAATGACTCATCCCCTCTTCAATTCCAATGCAGCTAATATCATTCCAAATCTTGATTCTTGTAATATCAATGCCTCTGAGTTGGATGACAAAGAACAACAAATGTATAATGATTTGGCATGTTTCACCCGATCTTTCAAGACAAAGTATTTCAACAAGAAACCTACAAATAATCAATTTCGTACATCATCAGTGTCCTCTTATGCTCGTAACAATCAATCTCCCAAGTTTCACACCCCGTCTGAGAATGCTGGACCTGAAAAGAAATTTGATGCTCCAAAGTCATTTGAGAAGAAGATTCTAGAAAAGAAGCCTGAAGACAAGAGATGTTACAACTGTGGTCAAACCGGACATTTTGCTATCCATTGTCCCAAACCAAAGAAGAAGAACTCTACTTATTATCAGAATAAACTCTTGCTTGTTAAGCAACAAGAAAGTGGAGTTGCACTTCTTGTAGAGGACGATCAGTGGTTGCATCTGTCAGATGAAGAAACCGAGGAACTGGCTGCAAATGTTTGCTTCATGACCAAAATCAAACGATCCAAAGAGCTTGAAGAAGAAGGTAACAGTTCagaatctgatgatgatgaggtatGCCATATTCCTAAATGTGATCTTGCTCATTTAGTAAACAATTGTGAACAAACTGATTTTACAAATGTCTCATTGAAAGAAGAAGTTGCAAAATTAACCTATGCTTTACAAGAAAAGGAAAACTCTTTAACTAAAGTCAAACAAGATTTTAACACTCTTCAAAAGGATTTTAAAGAATTAACAACCAGTAATGCATCGGTTTCTTTCCAATCAAGAACTTGGGCTCAAAGTATTTGA
- the LOC122606071 gene encoding 2-oxoglutarate-dependent dioxygenase DAO-like, translating into MATNNNNNTIPVIDLHDFPNELPKLIAACEEWGCFRLLNFQQLLPATLMSDMKTVVKSLFELPVDIKRRNVHVISGSGYRAPSESPLYEGLGLYDMSCRADVETFCSQLDASTHQREIIVRYAEAAHELLLAVVGKLAHGLAVKSENLGFEKWPCQFRINNYHFTPESVGSHGVHTHTDSGFLTVLQDDECVGGLEVMAKSGEFIAVDPWPGTLFVNLGDVATVWSNGRFCSVKHRVQCKEARVRVSIASFLLGPRGTLEPPPELVDNDHPPVYVPTTYEEYRKLRMSTNLHAGEALELLYTSNYSQK; encoded by the exons ATGGccaccaataataataataacacaatCCCAGTGATCGATCTACACGACTTCCCTAATGAATTACCCAAGTTGATAGCAGCATGTGAAGAATGGGGCTGTTTCAGGCTGCTCAACTTCCAACAACTCCTTCCAGCAACACTCATGTCAGATATGAAGACGGTGGTCAAATCACTGTTTGAATTACCGGTGGATATCAAGCGCCGGAATGTTCACGTCATCTCCGGCAGCGGATACCGGGCTCCGTCGGAGTCTCCGTTGTACGAGGGCCTTGGTTTGTATGACATGTCGTGTCGTGCTGACGTGGAGACTTTTTGCTCCCAGTTGGATGCTTCAACTCATCAAAG GGAGATAATTGTAAGATATGCTGAAGCAGCACATGAGTTACTTTTGGCGGTGGTAGGGAAATTAGCCCATGGTTTAGcagtgaaaagtgaaaatttaGGATTTGAGAAATGGCCATGTCAATTTAGAATAAATAATTACCATTTCACCCCTGAAAGTGTTGGTTCCCATGGTgtccacacacacacagattCCGGTTTCCTCACTGTCCTTCAAGATGATGAATGTGTTGGTGGTCTAGAAGTCATGGCTAAGTCGGGTGAGTTCATTGCTGTTGATCCATGGCCTGGCACCCTTTTTGTTAACCTTGGAGACGTAGCAACT GTATGGAGTAATGGAAGATTTTGCAGTGTGAAGCATAGGGTGCAATGTAAAGAAGCAAGAGTACGTGTTTCAATTGCTTCGTTCCTTTTAGGACCAAGAGGGACATTGGAACCGCCACCGGAACTTGTGGACAATGACCATCCTCCTGTGTATGTTCCAACCACGTATGAAGAGTACAGGAAGTTGAGGATGTCGACAAACTTGCATGCGGGTGAAGCTCTTGAGCTCTTGTACACATCTAACTACTCTCAGAAATGA
- the LOC122603017 gene encoding 2-oxoglutarate-dependent dioxygenase DAO-like produces the protein MATKSYTLPVIDLQDFPNELPNLMAACEEWGCFRLLNFQQFLPATLMSEMKTVVKSLFDLPVDIKRRNVDVISGSGYRAPSHSPLYEGLGLYDMTCRADVETFCSQLDASTHQREIIVRYAEAAHDLLVAVVQKLAQGLAVKSENLGFEKWPCQFRINNYHFTPESVGSHGVHTHTDSGFLTVLQDDECVGGLEVMAKSGKFIAVDPWPGTLFVNLGDVATIWSNGRFCTVKHRVQCKEATVRFSIASFLLGPRETLEPLPELVDNDHPCVYVPTTYEEYRELRMSTNLHAGEALELLYTTNSEK, from the exons ATGGCCACCAAAAGTTACACACTCCCAGTGATCGATTTACAAGATTTTCCTAATGAATTACCCAATTTGATGGCAGCATGTGAAGAATGGGGCTGTTTCAGGCTGCTCAACTTCCAACAATTCCTTCCGGCAACACTCATGTCAGAGATGAAGACGGTGGTCAAATCACTGTTTGACTTACCAGTGGATATCAAGCGCCGGAATGTTGACGTCATCTCCGGCAGCGGGTACCGGGCTCCGTCACACTCTCCGTTGTACGAGGGCCTTGGTTTGTATGACATGACGTGTCGTGCTGACGTGGAGACTTTTTGCTCCCAGTTGGATGCTTCAACTCATCAAAG GGAGATAATTGTAAGATATGCTGAAGCAGCACATGATTTACTTGTGGCGGTTGTACAGAAATTAGCCCAAGGTTTAGcagtgaaaagtgaaaatttaGGATTTGAGAAATGGCCATGTCAATTTAGAATAAATAATTACCATTTCACCCCTGAAAGTGTTGGTTCCCATGGTgtccacacacacacagattCCGGTTTCCTCACTGTCCTTCAAGATGATGAATGTGTCGGTGGTCTAGAAGTCATGGCTAAGTCGGGCAAGTTCATTGCTGTTGATCCATGGCCTGGCACCCTTTTTGTTAACCTCGGAGATGTGGCAACT ATATGGAGTAATGGAAGATTTTGCACTGTGAAGCATAGGGTGCAATGCAAAGAAGCAACTGTACGTTTTTCAATTGCTTCGTTCCTTTTAGGACCAAGAGAGACATTGGAACCACTACCAGAACTTGTGGACAATGACCATCCTTGTGTGTATGTTCCAACCACGTATGAAGAGTACAGGGAGTTGAGGATGTCGACAAACTTGCATGCGGGTGAAGCTCTTGAGCTCTTGTACACAACTAACTCTGAGAAATGA
- the LOC122606005 gene encoding 2-oxoglutarate-dependent dioxygenase DAO-like: protein MVTSNNTIPVVDLQDLPPNELPKLIAACEEWGCFRLLNFQQFLPATLMSEMKTVARSLIDLPVDIKRRPNVDVISGSGYRDPSARNPLYEALGLYDMSCRADVETFCSQLDASIHQREIIVTYAEAVHKLFVAVVEKLAEGLSVKSEIFGFEKWPCQFRINKYHFTPESVGSHGVHTHTDSGFLTVLQDDECVGGLEVMAKSGEFIAVDPWPGTLFVNLGDVATVWSNGRFRTVKHRVQCKEARVRVSIASFLLGPRETLEPLPELVDNDHPCVYVPTTFEEYRKLRMSTNLHAGEALELLYTSNSEK from the exons ATGGTCACTAGTAATAACACAATCCCAGTGGTCGATCTACAAGACTTACCTCCTAATGAATTACCCAAGTTGATCGCAGCATGTGAAGAATGGGGCTGTTTTAGGCTGCTCAACTTCCAACAATTCCTTCCGGCAACACTCATGTCAGAGATGAAGACGGTGGCCAGATCACTGATTGACTTACCAGTGGATATCAAGCGCCGGCCGAATGTTGACGTCATCTCCGGAAGCGGGTACAGGGATCCATCAGCCAGGAATCCGTTGTACGAGGCCCTTGGTCTGTATGACATGTCGTGTCGTGCTGACGTGGAGACTTTTTGCTCCCAGTTGGATGCTTCAATTCATCAAAG GGAGATAATTGTAACATATGCTGAAGCAGTACATAAGTTATTTGTGGCAGTTGTAGAGAAATTAGCCGAGGGTTTATCAGTGAAAAGTGAAATTTTTGGATTTGAGAAATGGCCATGTCAATTTAGAATAAATAAATACCATTTCACCCCTGAAAGTGTTGGTTCCCATGGTgtccacacacacacagattCCGGTTTCCTCACTGTCCTTCAAGATGATGAATGTGTTGGTGGTCTAGAAGTCATGGCTAAGTCGGGTGAGTTCATTGCTGTTGATCCATGGCCTGGCACCCTTTTTGTTAACCTTGGAGACGTAGCAACT GTATGGAGTAATGGAAGATTTCGCACTGTGAAGCATAGGGTGCAATGTAAAGAAGCAAGAGTACGTGTTTCAATTGCTTCGTTCCTTTTAGGACCACGAGAGACATTGGAACCGCTACCAGAACTTGTGGACAATGACCATCCTTGTGTGTATGTTCCAACCACGTTTGAGGAGTACAGGAAGTTGAGGATGTCGACAAATTTGCATGCGGGTGAAGCTCTTGAGCTCTTATACACATCTAA
- the LOC122603015 gene encoding kinesin-like protein KIN-14E, whose product MASDIPSVMSQSVRTNRSSFSSSNGHETPSHYSSITNGDDYDSDGSNFAPPTPMTLSSSIPAELAGAIPLIDKFQVEGFLRAMQKQINSAGKRGFFSKRSVGPQDRYKFTFEDMLCFQKDPIPTSLLKINSDLGSRAVKLFQTILKYMGIDSSEKGNQIGLEERIELVGKLYKQALKRSELRDEIFAQISKQTRNCPDRQHLIRAWELMYLCASCMPPSKDIGGYLSEYIHDVAHNGNADPDVQVFAMNTLNALKCSVKAGPRHTIPGREEIEALLIGKKLTTIVFFLDETFEEIAYDMATTVANAVEELAGIIKLSAYSSFSLFECRKVVTASKSPEPGNEEYIGLDDNKYIGDLLAEFKSAKDRSKGEISQCKLTFKKKLFRESDEAIADPMFVQLSYVQLQHDYILGNYPVGKDDAAQLSALQILVEIGFVVKPESCTDWTLLLERFLPRQIAITRAKKDWELDILGRYRSMENLTKEDARHQFLRILRMLPYGYSVFFSVRKIDDPIGLLPGRIILGINKRGVHFFRPVPKEYLHSAELRDIMQFGSSNTAVFFKMRVAGVLHIFQFETKQGEEICVALQTHINDVMLRRYSKARSAATTTAVVNGDIPTTSKPTNVDVSEKRAQDLSKSLEESQKTVKQLSEELHEKERKEMSMQEEVETLKDMVRTEKRNLEELSSEHNELRKLCEEKESALQATLIEKRNMEARLSQINKGELENNTKKELVEATNQVLQKIQDELRTRSLELHSAEEAKKKLFNEKMLLEERISRLEKKKVDEIRLLEKEMEQERKMTKPQISELEKKVEDLTRKLAAAESTLAIKSDELSTLHVNLKELEDLREMKEDIDRKNEQTASILKMQAAQLAEFQALYKEELVLRKRYFNIIEDMKGKIRVYCRLRPLTQKEISDKERNVLTSVDEFTVQHLGRDDKIKQHCYDRVFDGNATQEDVFNDTRYLVQSAVDGYNVCIFAYGQTGSGKTFTIYGSDNNPGLTPLATSELFKVLKRDRNKFNFSLKAYMLELYQDTLVDLLIPRQAKRSKLEIKKDSKGMVTVENATIVPISTYDDLRHIIQRGTDQRHTTETLMNEASSRSHLILSIIIESTNLQTQSIARGKLSFVDLAGSERVKKSGSAGNQLKEAQSINKSLSALGDVISALSSGNQHIPYRNHKLTMLMSDSLGGNAKTLMFVNISPAESNLEETYNSLTYASRVRSIVNDPSKNVSSKEVARLRKLLAYWKEQAGKRGDDEELVEIQEERPPKEKNDNRHSM is encoded by the exons ATGGCATCTGATATACCATCAGTTATGTCTCAAAGTGTGAGGACAAATAGATCCTCATTTAGCTCAAGCAATGGACATGAAACGCCTTCACACTATTCGTCGATTACGAATGGAGATGATTACGATAGTGATGGGTCGAATTTTGCCCCACC TACACCAATGACCTTATCAAGTTCAATTCCAGCTGAACTTGCTGGTGCTATACCTTTGATTGATAAATTTCAG GTAGAGGGATTTTTAAGGGCCATGCAAAAGCAGATAAATTCGGCTGGGAAACGTGGGTTTTTCTCGAAAAGATCAGTTGGTCCTCAAGATCGATATAAGTTCACATTTGAAGATATGTTGTGTTTCCAAAAG GATCCTATTCCTACCTCCCTGCTGAAAATAAACAGTGATTTGGGAAGCAGGGCGGTAAAGTTGTTCCAGACCATTTTAAAATACATGGGAATAGATTCATCGGAAAAAGGGAATCAGATTGGACTAGAAGAACGTATTGAGCTAGTTGGGAAATTATACAAACAGGCGTTGAAACGTTCTGAGCTTCGAGATGAGATATTTgctcaaatttcaaaacaaacaagGAACTGTCCTGATAG GCAACATTTGATAAGAGCATGGGAGCTCATGTACTTGTGTGCATCATGCATGCCACCAAGCAAAGATATAGGTGGATATTTATCAGAGTATATTCATGACGTTGCACACAATGGGAATGCTGATCCGGATGTGCAAGTCTTTGCAATGAACACTCTAAACGCACTGAAATGTTCTGTAAAGGCTGGGCCACGTCATACTATTCCTGGTCGGGAAGAGATTGAAGCACTTTTGATCGGGAAAAAGCTTACTACCATCGTCTTTTTCTTGGATGAAACTTTTGAAGAAATAGCATATGACATGGCAACAACCGTTGCTAATGCCGTTGAG GAGCTTGCTGGAATTATCAAATTATCAGCATATTCAAGTTTTAGTTTATTTGAGTGCCGTAAAGTTGTTACTGCATCTAAATCACCTGAACCTGGAAATG AGGAGTACATTGGGTTAGATGACAATAAGTACATCGGAGACCTCTTAGCAGAATTTAAGTCAGCAAAGGATCGAAGTAAAGGAGAAATCTCTCAATGCAAGTTGACTTTCAAAAAGAAGTTGTTTCGAGAATCCGATGAAGCTATTGCAGACCCAATGTTTGTTCAGCTATCATACGTTCAA TTACAACATGATTATATTTTGGGAAACTATCCTGTTGGAAAGGATGATGCTGCACAGTTGTCAGCATTACAAATTTTGGTTGAAATAGGATTTGTTGTCAAGCCCGAATCTTGCAC TGATTGGACTCTACTTTTGGAGAGATTTCTGCCGAGACAGATTGCAATAACTCGTGCCAAGAAGGACTGGGAATTGGATATACTCGGTCGTTATCGTTCAATG gaaaatttaacaaaagaaGATGCAAGACATcaatttttaagaattttaagAATGCTTCCATACGGATATTCTGTATTCTTTAGTGTCCGCAAGATTGATGACCCCATAGGGCTTCTACCTGGAAGAATCATATTGGGCATTAACAAACgtggg GTTCATTTCTTCCGTCCAGTTCCCAAGGAATATTTGCATTCTGCCGAGCTAAGAGATATAATGCAATTTGGTAGCAGCAATACTGCTGTGTTTTTTAAGATGAGAGTTGCAGGTGTCTTGCACATATTTCAGTTTGAAACTAAGCAG GGTGAAGAAATATGTGTCGCCCTTCAAACACATATAAATGATGTTATGTTGCGTCGGTACTCTAAAGCACGATCCGCTGCTACCACTACAGCTGTTGTTAATGGTGATATTCCAACCACTTCGAAGCCTACCAATGTTGATGTCAGTGAGAAACGTGCACAAGATTTGTCAAAATCTCTTGAAGAATCCCAGAAAACTGTTAAACAA TTGTCGGAAGAACTGCatgagaaagagagaaaagaaatgAGTATGCAGGAAGAAGTGGAGACGTTAAAGGACATGGTGAGAACAGAAAAGCGAAACCTGGAAGAATTATCATCTGAACATAATGAACTTAGAAAGTTATGTGAAGAGAAAGAATCTGCTCTTCAG gCTACATTGATCGAGAAGCGCAACATGGAGGCAAGGCTTTCACAAATCAACAAGGGAGAGTTGGAAAATAATACCAAAAAGGAATTAGTTGAGGCAACTAATCAG GTTTTGCAAAAGATCCAAGATGAACTAAGAACTCGTAGCTTAGAGTTGCATTCTGCTGAAGAAGCTAAGAAGAAGTTGTTTAATGAGAAAATGTTGTTGGAAGAAAGAATCTCAAGGCTTGAGAAGAAAAAAGTTGACGAG ATACGCTTACTTGAGAAAGAGATGGAACAAGAACGGAAGATGACAAAGCCTCAAATTTCAGAACTCGAGAAGAAGGTAGAAGATCTCACACGAAAGTTGGCTGCTGCAGAGTCTACTTTAGCGATAAAAAGTGATGAGTTATCAACATTACATGTAAATCTGAAAGAACTGGAGGATCTTAGAGAAATGAAGGAG gATATTGATAGGAAAAATGAGCAAACCGCTTCAATATTGAAGATGCAAGCAGCACAACTGGCTGAATTTCAGGCTCTTTATAAGGAGGAGCTTGTTTTGAGAAAACGATACTTTAATATTATTGAAG ATATGAAAGGCAAAATCAGGGTGTACTGTCGGCTAAGGCCTCTCACACAAAAGGAGATTTCCGATAAAGAAAGGAACGTTCTTACCAGTGTAGATGAATTTACAGTTCAACATCTAGGAAGGGATGATAAGATTAAACAACACTGCTATGATCGTGTATTTGATGGCAATGCCACTCAAGAAGACGTATTCAATGATACAAGG TATTTGGTGCAGTCAGCTGTGGATGGGTATAATGTCTGTATATTTGCATATGGTCAGACTGGTTCTGGGAAGACGTTTACAATATATGGGTCTGACAACAACCCAGGACTTACCCCACTTGCCACTTCAGAGTTATTCAAAGTTCTAAAACGGGATCGCAACAAATTCAATTTCTCCTTGAAG GCATACATGTTGGAGTTATATCAAGATACTTTAGTAGATCTTTTAATTCCAAGGCAAGCAAAGCGGTcgaaattagaaataaaaaaagactCAAAG GGAATGGTGACTGTAGAAAATGCAACTATTGTACCCATATCCACATATGATGATCTCAGACATATCATTCAAAGAGGCACTGATCAGCGGCACACAACTGAGACTCTGATGAATGAAGCAAGTTCAAGGTCCCATCTTATCCTGTCAATTATCATTGAGAGTACAAATCTCCAAACTCAATCAATTGCCCGGGGAAAG CTAAGTTTTGTTGATCTTGCTGGGTCTGAAAGAGTGAAAAAGTCAGGTTCTGCTGGTAATCAACTAAAGGAGGCTCAAAGCATTAACAAATCACTATCTGCACTTGGTGATGTTATCAGTGCTCTATCTTCTGGAAATCAGCACATACCTTACCGAAACCACAAACTCACAATGCTGATGAGCGACTCTCTTGGAGGTAATGCCAAAACGTTGATGTTTGTGAACATATCCCCTGCCGAATCCAATTTAGAGGAAACTTACAACTCACTTAC ATATGCATCAAGGGTGCGCTCCATTGTCAATGATCCTAGCAAGAATGTTTCATCAAAGGAAGTTGCTAGGCTAAGGAAGTTACTGGCATATTGGAAGGAGCAGGCAGGAAAAAGAGGTGACGATGAAGAGCTAGTGGAGATCCAAGAAGAACGTCCCCCAAAAGAGAAAAATGATAACCGACATTCCATGTAG